Proteins from a genomic interval of Caulobacter sp. NIBR1757:
- a CDS encoding DUF1467 family protein translates to MGPLTAFAVYLTIWWTTLFVVLPLGSRSYHESGIKVTDGGDPGAPVNPNLKKKFITTTWVSFIAWALLMLALHFHWIPMPSLAHWE, encoded by the coding sequence ATGGGCCCGCTGACCGCCTTCGCCGTCTACCTGACCATCTGGTGGACGACCCTGTTCGTCGTCCTGCCGCTGGGCAGCCGCAGCTACCACGAGTCCGGCATCAAGGTGACCGACGGCGGCGACCCCGGCGCGCCGGTCAATCCCAACCTCAAGAAGAAGTTCATCACCACCACCTGGGTGTCCTTCATCGCCTGGGCCCTGCTGATGCTGGCCCTGCACTTCCACTGGATCCCGATGCCGTCGCTGGCGCACTGGGAATAG